The Providencia sp. PROV188 genome includes a region encoding these proteins:
- the menC gene encoding o-succinylbenzoate synthase has product MRKAKLYSFSLPMEAGVILRYQRLKTRDGLLVCLQDGDSEGWGEISPLPEFSRETLEEATADTIAWLNEWVNEGTMTPSHLPSVAFGCSCALAELTGELPQQANYRKAPLCSGDPDDLILSLDAMEGEKVAKVKVGLYEAVRDGMVANLLLEAVPELKLRLDANRSWTRAKADGFAKYVNPDYRARIAFLEEPCKTREESLQFSADTGIAIAWDESVREDDFKVEAQPGVAAIIIKPTLTGSLSYCRSLVEQAHQLGMQAVISSSIESSFGLTQLARVANWLTPNTIPGLDTVSLIQSQLVRPWPQCQIPVQQLDELTVVWQS; this is encoded by the coding sequence ATGAGAAAAGCCAAACTTTACTCGTTCAGCCTGCCGATGGAGGCAGGCGTTATCCTTCGCTATCAACGACTAAAAACCCGTGATGGGCTTTTGGTTTGTTTACAAGATGGGGATAGCGAAGGCTGGGGGGAAATTTCACCTCTGCCAGAATTTAGCCGTGAAACGTTGGAAGAAGCAACAGCCGACACCATCGCATGGCTAAATGAATGGGTGAATGAAGGCACAATGACGCCAAGCCATTTACCTTCAGTTGCCTTTGGCTGTAGCTGTGCATTAGCAGAGCTGACCGGTGAACTTCCACAACAAGCTAATTATCGTAAAGCGCCATTATGCAGCGGTGACCCTGATGACCTAATCCTAAGCCTCGATGCCATGGAAGGGGAAAAAGTCGCCAAAGTGAAAGTGGGGCTTTATGAAGCTGTGCGTGATGGCATGGTGGCAAACTTATTATTGGAAGCGGTGCCTGAGCTAAAACTGCGCTTAGATGCTAACCGCAGCTGGACCCGAGCAAAAGCAGATGGTTTCGCTAAATATGTGAATCCAGATTACCGTGCACGAATTGCGTTCCTTGAAGAGCCATGCAAAACCCGTGAGGAGTCTTTGCAATTTTCTGCGGATACTGGCATCGCCATCGCATGGGATGAAAGTGTGCGCGAAGATGACTTCAAAGTAGAAGCGCAACCGGGTGTGGCGGCTATTATCATTAAACCGACCTTAACGGGCAGCTTGAGTTATTGCCGTAGTTTGGTGGAGCAAGCTCATCAGTTAGGGATGCAGGCTGTGATCAGCTCATCCATCGAAAGCAGCTTTGGTTTAACCCAATTAGCGCGGGTCGCAAATTGGCTAACGCCGAATACCATTCCAGGTTTAGATACGGTTTCACTGATCCAATCTCAATTGGTGAGACCTTGGCCACAATGCCAAATTCCTGTTCAACAGTTAGATGAGCTGACAGTTGTATGGCAGAGTTAG
- the menD gene encoding 2-succinyl-5-enolpyruvyl-6-hydroxy-3-cyclohexene-1-carboxylic-acid synthase, which yields MSNSAFNLRWAEVIIEALARHGMKNICIAPGSRSTPLTLAAVNNAKLHCHTHFDERGLGHLALGLAKASGEPVGVIVTSGTAVANLYPSLIEAGLTGEKVIFLTADRPPELIDCGANQAIRQTHIFASHPFESLMLPRPTRDISAKWLVSALDSGMNQLRHGAFHVNCPFAEPLYGETEGETEWQASLGNWWQSSHPWLSEPLTHTVALVADWYFWRQKKGVVIAGRMSSNDGELVAKWAAELGWPVIGDVLSQTGQPYPCADLWLQHPNAKAWLDEAELVVQFGSSITGKRALQWQSQCHPQEYWIIDTIPGRLDPANHQGRKLTCSVKGWIEQHPAQPRGAWCEGLTDLTNRTLQHVQTQLQNQFSEAAVAHQLPELLPPCGQLFVGNSLIVRLIDALAQLPAGYPVFSNRGASGIDGLISTMAGVQRATAKPTLGIVGDISALYDLNSLALLREPSAPSVLIIVNNNGGQIFSMLPTSPEARQNYYCMPQNVSFEGAAMMFGLQYCAPTDWSSLKETVQEFWFKQRGTLLIELVVDGDEGARTLKQLLQDVESLPC from the coding sequence ATGTCGAATTCAGCATTTAATCTCCGTTGGGCTGAGGTAATTATTGAGGCGCTAGCCCGTCACGGAATGAAAAATATCTGCATAGCTCCCGGCTCTCGCTCCACGCCGTTAACGTTAGCCGCTGTGAATAATGCAAAACTTCATTGCCATACGCACTTTGATGAGCGCGGATTAGGTCATCTTGCTCTTGGGCTTGCGAAAGCGAGTGGAGAACCTGTTGGCGTGATTGTCACCTCAGGGACGGCAGTCGCTAACCTTTATCCCTCACTGATAGAAGCTGGATTAACTGGGGAAAAAGTCATTTTCCTCACGGCAGACAGACCGCCAGAATTAATTGACTGCGGTGCCAATCAGGCTATCCGCCAAACCCATATTTTTGCTAGCCATCCGTTCGAAAGTTTAATGCTACCAAGACCCACGCGCGATATTTCAGCGAAGTGGCTGGTTTCTGCGCTAGATAGCGGGATGAATCAGCTGCGTCATGGGGCATTCCATGTGAACTGTCCTTTTGCTGAACCGCTGTATGGTGAAACTGAAGGGGAAACCGAGTGGCAAGCCAGTTTAGGTAATTGGTGGCAATCATCTCACCCGTGGCTAAGCGAACCTCTAACCCATACTGTCGCATTAGTGGCTGACTGGTATTTCTGGCGTCAGAAAAAAGGGGTCGTGATCGCAGGGCGTATGAGCAGCAATGATGGCGAGCTTGTTGCAAAATGGGCGGCAGAACTAGGCTGGCCAGTTATCGGTGATGTGCTCTCTCAGACTGGACAACCTTATCCATGTGCTGATTTATGGTTACAACACCCGAACGCTAAAGCCTGGTTAGATGAAGCAGAATTAGTGGTTCAGTTTGGCTCCAGCATAACAGGAAAACGCGCATTACAGTGGCAAAGCCAGTGTCATCCTCAAGAGTATTGGATAATTGATACTATTCCCGGGCGTTTAGATCCTGCCAACCATCAGGGTCGTAAGCTCACTTGCAGCGTAAAAGGGTGGATAGAGCAACATCCTGCTCAACCGCGCGGTGCATGGTGCGAAGGCTTAACGGACTTAACAAATCGTACCTTGCAACATGTTCAAACCCAGCTGCAAAACCAATTTTCTGAAGCTGCGGTAGCGCATCAACTCCCTGAGCTTCTCCCGCCTTGCGGACAACTTTTCGTGGGGAATAGCTTAATTGTGCGTTTAATTGATGCACTGGCTCAATTGCCTGCGGGTTACCCGGTATTTAGTAACCGTGGCGCCAGTGGTATCGACGGGTTGATCTCGACGATGGCTGGTGTACAGAGAGCGACAGCAAAACCGACACTCGGTATCGTCGGGGATATCTCCGCATTGTATGATTTGAACAGTTTGGCATTGTTGCGCGAACCTTCTGCTCCTAGTGTGTTGATTATTGTGAACAATAATGGCGGGCAAATTTTCTCGATGCTGCCAACCTCCCCAGAAGCTCGCCAAAACTATTATTGCATGCCACAAAATGTAAGCTTTGAAGGTGCGGCGATGATGTTTGGTCTGCAATACTGCGCGCCAACAGATTGGTCGAGCTTAAAAGAGACAGTGCAAGAATTCTGGTTCAAGCAACGCGGTACACTGCTGATTGAGTTAGTGGTTGATGGGGATGAAGGTGCTCGAACACTAAAACAATTACTGCAAGACGTGGAAAGTTTACCGTGCTAG
- a CDS encoding YfaZ family outer membrane protein: MRKVLLAVAATSAFYMGAAQAISADFSAGEHFTELSAGLGTQGSGLAFNGSWARSDHNGELGSLGATFGLPLGPFNAYVGGKALYLSPEDGSNGAAAALGGGLSWQALPSLSFYGEAYGAPESLTSGSKSYMEAKAGARYTVFKPLSVDAGYRLIEMKGAHDDRNEKLADGWYVGAGLSF, encoded by the coding sequence ATGCGCAAAGTTCTTTTAGCTGTTGCAGCGACCTCTGCATTTTATATGGGTGCTGCCCAAGCAATTTCTGCTGATTTCAGCGCGGGTGAACATTTTACAGAATTAAGTGCTGGTTTAGGAACTCAAGGTTCCGGTTTAGCATTTAATGGCTCTTGGGCTCGTAGCGATCATAATGGCGAGTTAGGTAGCTTAGGCGCAACTTTCGGTCTGCCATTAGGACCATTTAATGCCTATGTAGGTGGTAAAGCATTGTATTTATCTCCTGAAGATGGTTCTAACGGTGCAGCGGCAGCATTAGGCGGCGGCTTAAGTTGGCAAGCACTGCCATCATTAAGTTTCTACGGTGAAGCGTATGGCGCACCAGAATCACTGACTTCAGGCAGCAAATCCTACATGGAAGCGAAAGCAGGTGCGCGCTATACCGTGTTTAAACCGCTGTCGGTTGATGCGGGTTATCGTCTGATTGAGATGAAAGGCGCACATGATGATCGTAATGAGAAGTTGGCAGACGGATGGTATGTGGGTGCCGGCCTATCCTTCTAA
- the menH gene encoding 2-succinyl-6-hydroxy-2,4-cyclohexadiene-1-carboxylate synthase produces MLAAHYYPSQEQPANGKKTPWLVFLHGLLGSHDDWSSIVEACPNYPRLVVDLPGHGDSRNIGCQGFVDFDTQLTQLLARYSVSQYVLIGYSLGARLAMHFACFSTHQGLQGLVIEGGNVGLQSEQERIARADNDHRWAERFRHQPIEQVLNDWYQQAVFADLTSAQREKLVALRGQNNPLAVADMLENTSLSKQPFLAESLKQLSVPYCYFCGEKDQKFRGVSQQYALPFTLIDNAGHNAHRENPQHYAAALHYFLSHCG; encoded by the coding sequence GTGCTAGCGGCGCACTATTATCCGAGTCAGGAACAACCTGCCAACGGCAAAAAAACACCGTGGCTAGTTTTCCTTCATGGCTTATTAGGGAGTCACGATGATTGGTCATCGATTGTTGAGGCTTGCCCCAATTATCCGCGCTTAGTGGTCGATTTGCCGGGGCATGGTGATTCACGCAATATCGGCTGCCAAGGTTTTGTTGATTTTGATACGCAACTGACTCAGTTGTTGGCGCGTTACTCTGTTTCGCAATATGTGTTGATTGGCTATTCGCTCGGCGCCCGCTTAGCGATGCACTTTGCCTGCTTTAGCACTCATCAAGGGCTACAAGGGTTGGTGATTGAAGGGGGCAACGTTGGTTTACAGAGTGAACAAGAACGTATTGCGAGAGCTGATAACGACCATCGCTGGGCAGAACGTTTTCGACATCAGCCAATCGAACAGGTTTTGAATGACTGGTATCAACAAGCGGTTTTTGCCGACCTTACATCGGCTCAGCGTGAAAAATTGGTAGCACTCCGAGGTCAAAATAACCCATTGGCCGTTGCCGATATGCTAGAAAATACGTCGCTATCCAAACAACCATTTTTAGCTGAGTCATTAAAGCAATTATCGGTCCCTTACTGTTATTTTTGCGGTGAGAAAGACCAAAAATTTCGAGGCGTTTCGCAACAATATGCATTGCCGTTTACGCTAATTGATAATGCAGGGCATAATGCGCATCGGGAAAATCCCCAACATTATGCAGCTGCACTTCACTATTTTTTATCACACTGTGGTTAA
- a CDS encoding catalase yields the protein MKKRGLTTASGAPVVDNNNVMTAGKRGPMLLQDVWFLEKLAHFDREVIPERRMHAKGSGAFGTFTVTHDITRYTRAKLFSEIGKKTDLFVRFSTVAGERGAADAERDIRGFAMKFYTEEGNWDMVGNNTPVFYLRDPLKFPDLNHVVKRCPYTNMRSAAYKWDFFSHLPEALHQLTIDVSDRGLPKSYRFMHGFGSHTYSFINANNERFWVKFHFRSQQGIENLMDDEAEALIGKDRESSQRDLFDAIQRKEYPRWNLQIQIMPEKEASTVPYNPFDLTKVWPHKDYPLIDVGYFELNRNPDNYFSDVEQAAFSPANIVPGIGFSPDKMLQGRLFSYGDTQRYRLGINHYQIPVNAPRCPFHNYHRDGAMRIDGNSSNTVTYEPNSAGMFQEQPDYSEPPLSIEGAADHWNHREDEDYFSQPRALYELLDDAEHQRMFQRLAGELIEASEETQKRQIELFKKVHPEYGSGVEKALNALK from the coding sequence ATGAAAAAAAGAGGTCTAACTACCGCTTCAGGTGCGCCTGTTGTGGATAACAATAACGTGATGACTGCGGGCAAACGTGGCCCGATGCTGTTGCAAGATGTTTGGTTTTTGGAAAAGCTCGCCCACTTCGATCGTGAAGTGATCCCAGAGCGCCGTATGCACGCTAAAGGTTCAGGGGCATTCGGTACTTTCACTGTCACCCATGACATTACCCGCTATACCCGCGCAAAATTATTCAGTGAAATTGGCAAGAAAACTGATTTATTTGTCCGCTTCTCCACCGTAGCCGGTGAACGTGGTGCAGCTGATGCCGAGCGCGATATCCGTGGTTTCGCCATGAAGTTTTATACCGAAGAAGGCAACTGGGATATGGTGGGTAACAATACCCCTGTATTCTATCTGCGTGACCCGCTGAAATTCCCTGACTTAAACCACGTTGTTAAACGCTGCCCTTACACCAATATGCGTAGCGCTGCCTATAAATGGGATTTCTTCTCCCACTTACCTGAAGCGCTTCATCAATTAACCATTGATGTCAGCGACCGCGGCTTACCGAAAAGTTATCGCTTTATGCACGGTTTTGGTAGCCATACCTATAGCTTTATCAATGCGAATAACGAACGTTTTTGGGTGAAATTCCACTTCCGTAGCCAGCAAGGTATCGAAAACCTTATGGATGACGAAGCAGAAGCGCTGATTGGTAAAGATCGTGAAAGCTCTCAACGTGACCTGTTCGATGCTATCCAACGTAAAGAATACCCTCGCTGGAACTTACAGATTCAGATCATGCCAGAAAAAGAGGCGTCAACCGTCCCTTATAACCCATTTGATCTAACCAAAGTGTGGCCACACAAAGATTATCCATTGATTGATGTGGGCTATTTTGAACTGAACCGCAACCCAGATAACTATTTCTCGGATGTGGAACAAGCGGCATTTAGCCCAGCGAATATCGTTCCGGGCATTGGATTCTCTCCAGACAAAATGCTGCAAGGTCGCTTATTCTCTTATGGGGATACTCAGCGTTACCGTTTAGGTATTAACCACTATCAAATTCCGGTGAATGCCCCACGCTGCCCATTCCACAATTATCATCGTGATGGTGCAATGCGCATTGATGGTAATAGCAGCAATACCGTGACTTATGAGCCAAACAGCGCAGGTATGTTCCAAGAACAACCGGACTATAGCGAACCACCATTATCCATCGAAGGTGCGGCTGATCACTGGAATCACCGTGAAGATGAAGATTACTTCAGCCAACCTCGTGCACTGTATGAATTGCTGGACGATGCCGAACATCAACGTATGTTCCAACGTTTAGCGGGTGAGTTGATTGAAGCGTCAGAAGAGACACAAAAACGTCAAATCGAGTTGTTTAAGAAAGTGCACCCAGAATACGGTTCTGGTGTTGAAAAAGCGTTGAATGCGCTGAAATAA
- the tyrP gene encoding tyrosine transporter TyrP has translation MLAMPLAAAGVGFTGIVCLLIGLWMLMSYTSLLLVEVYQHNPANMGLGSVAKKYLGPVGQIVTGLSMLLLMYALTTAYIGGAGVLISDSLSSWWGITVSTQTAIIMFTIVGGAVVCVGTHSVDFINRILFTAKTIFLVIMLAVMMPHAEAVNLSTMPLEKGLILAAVPVIFTSFGFHGSVPSLVNYMNGDVRKLRIIFITGSAIPLVAYILWQIATLGAIPSNTFMGILAQSSGLNGLLTAIRDVVATPRVNMAVALFMDLALATSFLGVALGLFDYLADLFKRSNDFIGRAQTTLLTFVPPLLAALFFSSFVQALTYAAVALSVLALIIPALLTMRVRKLEANGIYRVKGGTPILTLVLLCGIAVIAIQFAIVAGFLPNVG, from the coding sequence ATGCTAGCAATGCCGCTAGCGGCAGCAGGTGTTGGCTTCACTGGAATAGTATGTTTGTTGATTGGTTTATGGATGCTAATGAGTTATACCTCATTACTACTAGTCGAGGTATATCAACATAATCCTGCCAATATGGGGCTCGGTAGTGTTGCGAAAAAGTACCTCGGTCCTGTCGGTCAAATTGTCACTGGTTTGAGTATGTTATTACTGATGTATGCTCTGACAACTGCCTATATTGGCGGGGCTGGAGTGCTTATCTCTGATAGCCTATCTTCTTGGTGGGGGATTACGGTTTCGACTCAAACAGCCATTATTATGTTCACCATTGTTGGCGGTGCTGTGGTCTGTGTGGGTACACACTCTGTTGATTTTATTAACCGTATTCTTTTCACCGCTAAGACGATTTTCTTAGTGATTATGCTGGCCGTTATGATGCCTCATGCCGAGGCGGTTAACCTAAGCACCATGCCGCTGGAAAAAGGCCTTATACTCGCCGCTGTTCCCGTGATTTTTACCTCTTTTGGGTTCCACGGAAGCGTACCTAGTTTAGTCAATTACATGAATGGTGATGTACGCAAGCTGCGTATCATTTTCATTACAGGGAGTGCAATTCCTCTGGTTGCCTACATTTTATGGCAAATCGCAACTCTCGGCGCTATCCCATCCAATACATTTATGGGGATCCTTGCCCAGTCTTCAGGTTTAAATGGATTATTAACCGCAATCCGTGATGTGGTTGCCACCCCTCGAGTGAATATGGCAGTTGCCCTGTTTATGGATTTAGCGTTAGCGACTTCCTTCTTAGGTGTGGCTTTAGGTTTGTTTGATTACCTTGCAGACTTATTTAAGCGTAGTAATGATTTTATTGGTCGTGCACAAACCACGCTGCTGACCTTCGTACCCCCGTTACTCGCAGCGTTGTTCTTCAGTAGTTTTGTTCAAGCATTAACTTACGCCGCTGTCGCATTATCAGTCCTAGCATTAATCATACCGGCACTGTTAACCATGCGCGTACGCAAGTTAGAAGCGAATGGCATTTACCGCGTCAAAGGCGGCACACCAATCCTCACTTTAGTTCTGCTGTGCGGTATCGCAGTCATCGCCATCCAATTCGCCATCGTGGCCGGCTTCCTGCCAAACGTTGGTTAA
- a CDS encoding isochorismate synthase — MTKTKIDKLLAEILTHLSTLVLNPNEYTRLAWKMDAKEAFPGLAWLSSQDSYPQFYWYHRTGSEECSALGTVKSFNAIMDAEQFISEHTEIPDMRLWGLNGWNGVGEGISETLKRESAFYFLPRLEIFRLRSTVTVALNIDGAQDLQAAIAFVQQLNSVSNSVSPLSTQIIGQQHIPDHDEWCALLTGAIHDMRAGKMEKVVMARETKLSLSKPITAAEFLSASQKVNHHCYHFMMAFSAHSGFMSSTPERLYLRQGTQLNSEALAGTVANHVDDGIAAENAKWLMEDSKNQHENLVVVDDICQQLQGAVTGIDVSPAKVIRLRKIQHLYRSIAATLLAPSDSDCLQRLQPTAAVCGLPRRVAREFLAEHEPFSRGWYAGTGGFVSLNRSEFAVSLRCAQIDGTQISLYSGAGIVSGSDPEQEWEEIENKAAGLKSLLKTQ, encoded by the coding sequence GTGACAAAAACAAAAATTGATAAATTATTAGCTGAAATTCTGACCCATTTGTCTACATTAGTACTCAATCCTAACGAATATACCCGCTTAGCGTGGAAGATGGATGCAAAAGAGGCGTTTCCTGGATTAGCGTGGTTATCGTCCCAAGATAGCTACCCTCAATTCTATTGGTATCACCGTACTGGCTCAGAGGAATGTAGTGCGTTAGGCACAGTAAAATCATTTAATGCTATCATGGATGCTGAGCAATTTATCTCCGAGCATACTGAAATCCCTGATATGCGATTATGGGGCCTTAATGGTTGGAATGGTGTGGGCGAAGGTATCAGTGAAACCCTTAAGCGAGAATCCGCATTCTATTTTCTACCTCGATTAGAAATCTTCCGCTTGCGCTCAACGGTGACTGTTGCTCTAAATATTGATGGTGCACAGGATCTCCAAGCCGCTATTGCTTTTGTACAGCAGTTAAATTCGGTATCGAATAGCGTATCCCCATTATCCACTCAAATCATTGGGCAGCAGCATATTCCCGATCATGATGAATGGTGTGCGTTACTCACTGGGGCAATTCACGATATGCGTGCAGGTAAAATGGAGAAAGTGGTGATGGCACGGGAAACCAAATTGTCACTATCTAAGCCCATAACTGCGGCAGAGTTTTTATCTGCTAGCCAAAAAGTGAATCACCATTGCTACCATTTTATGATGGCGTTTAGTGCGCACTCCGGCTTTATGTCATCGACCCCAGAGCGCCTTTACTTGCGCCAAGGCACTCAACTTAATTCTGAAGCACTAGCCGGTACGGTTGCTAACCATGTTGATGATGGGATTGCAGCTGAAAATGCCAAATGGTTAATGGAAGACAGTAAAAACCAGCATGAAAATTTAGTGGTGGTTGATGATATTTGTCAGCAATTACAAGGTGCGGTAACGGGTATTGATGTCTCCCCCGCGAAGGTGATCCGCCTGAGAAAAATCCAACATTTATATCGCTCCATTGCCGCGACCCTATTAGCGCCCTCAGACAGCGATTGTTTGCAACGTTTACAACCGACGGCAGCGGTATGCGGCTTACCCCGTCGCGTTGCTCGTGAATTCCTTGCCGAGCACGAGCCATTTTCTCGTGGTTGGTATGCAGGAACGGGTGGCTTTGTCAGTTTAAATCGCAGTGAATTTGCGGTTTCTCTGCGCTGCGCTCAAATTGATGGTACCCAGATATCCCTCTATTCAGGCGCAGGGATTGTGAGTGGTTCAGATCCTGAACAAGAGTGGGAAGAAATTGAAAACAAAGCGGCTGGGCTGAAATCCTTACTTAAAACGCAATGA
- the menE gene encoding o-succinylbenzoate--CoA ligase has product MAELASSSSRFTDWPWQHWASLQPNNIALFTDTDAVTWAALNQQIADLVTYFAMQGVQEGQCVALRGKNSVELLLSQLALLACGAKVLPINPRLPERLLDELLPHLDISAVIDFTDEQNALANYRHLDHQLYYHFIEYDDFPSVRFQKIAEQPATLILTSGSTGLPKAAVHSISAHLNSAAGVLDAMNYQQEDCWLLSLPLFHVSGQGIVWRWLLSGAKLAIRSTPLPEALQGVTHASLVPTQLWRLLNDEMPLNLSLKEVLLGGAMIPTSLTELAEQRGIVCWSGYGMTEMASTVCAKRTDGKKGVGLPLAGKQVRLVDDEIQIQSDSQSLGYWFDGQLHPLNLVDGWFKTNDKGAFIEGEYQVLGRLDNLFISGGECVQPEDIEAVINAHPGVHQSFIVPVDDVQFGQRPVAVIDADESMNLNMLADWLKDKLAPYQFPMAFYRLEPELKAGGIKVSRQQVKRWVLTQR; this is encoded by the coding sequence ATGGCAGAGTTAGCATCATCGTCTAGCCGCTTTACCGACTGGCCTTGGCAGCATTGGGCCAGTCTTCAACCAAATAACATTGCACTTTTTACGGATACTGATGCGGTAACGTGGGCGGCATTAAATCAGCAGATTGCCGATTTAGTCACTTACTTTGCGATGCAAGGCGTGCAAGAAGGGCAATGTGTCGCTTTGCGCGGTAAAAACTCCGTTGAACTGCTACTCAGTCAATTGGCGTTGCTAGCTTGTGGGGCGAAAGTCTTGCCTATCAATCCTCGCCTTCCTGAACGGTTGTTAGATGAATTACTGCCACATCTTGATATTAGCGCAGTGATTGATTTTACCGATGAACAAAACGCGCTCGCGAATTATCGTCATTTGGACCACCAGCTTTATTATCATTTTATTGAATATGACGATTTTCCTTCGGTACGCTTTCAGAAAATTGCTGAGCAACCTGCAACGTTAATTTTAACCTCAGGTTCTACGGGGTTACCTAAAGCGGCTGTACACAGTATTTCGGCGCATTTGAACAGTGCGGCTGGCGTGTTGGATGCCATGAATTATCAGCAAGAGGATTGCTGGCTACTTTCATTGCCATTATTTCACGTTTCAGGGCAAGGGATTGTATGGCGTTGGTTACTGAGCGGTGCAAAACTCGCCATTCGTTCTACACCATTGCCCGAAGCATTACAGGGTGTCACCCATGCATCATTAGTGCCGACTCAACTATGGCGGTTACTGAATGACGAGATGCCGTTAAATCTTTCGTTAAAAGAAGTCTTGTTGGGGGGGGCTATGATCCCAACCAGTTTAACGGAGCTAGCCGAGCAACGTGGTATTGTATGTTGGAGTGGTTATGGGATGACAGAAATGGCGTCAACCGTGTGTGCCAAACGTACAGATGGTAAGAAAGGTGTAGGGCTTCCATTAGCGGGTAAACAAGTACGGCTGGTGGATGATGAAATTCAAATTCAGTCGGACAGCCAATCTTTAGGGTATTGGTTTGATGGGCAATTACATCCTTTAAATTTAGTGGATGGATGGTTTAAAACCAATGACAAAGGTGCCTTTATTGAGGGTGAATATCAGGTTTTAGGTCGTTTGGATAATCTATTCATTAGTGGCGGGGAGTGTGTGCAGCCTGAAGATATTGAAGCGGTGATCAATGCTCATCCTGGTGTGCACCAAAGCTTTATTGTTCCTGTTGATGATGTGCAATTTGGACAGCGCCCAGTGGCAGTGATTGACGCTGATGAATCAATGAATTTGAACATGTTGGCGGATTGGCTAAAAGATAAATTAGCCCCGTATCAATTCCCCATGGCGTTTTATCGCCTAGAACCTGAATTGAAAGCGGGGGGAATTAAAGTCTCTCGCCAGCAGGTGAAGCGATGGGTGTTAACACAAAGATAG
- the menB gene encoding 1,4-dihydroxy-2-naphthoyl-CoA synthase: protein MIYPSEEKLYAPIEWQDCSAGFDDIRYHKSPEGIAKITINRPEVRNAFRPQTVKEMIQALSDARYDDHIGTIILTGEGEKAFCAGGDQKIRGDYGGYRDESGTHHLNVLDFQRQIRTCPKPVVAMVAGFSIGGGHVLHMMCDLTIAADNAIFGQTGPKVGSFDGGWGASYMARIVGQKKAREIWFLCRQYNAQEALDMGLVNTVVPYADLEKETVRWCREMLENSPMALRCLKAALNADCDGQAGLQELAGNATMLFYMTDEGQEGRNAFNEKRAPDFSKYKRNP from the coding sequence ATGATTTATCCAAGCGAAGAAAAACTGTACGCACCGATTGAGTGGCAAGATTGCTCAGCAGGTTTTGACGATATTCGATATCACAAATCCCCTGAAGGGATTGCTAAAATTACCATTAACCGCCCTGAAGTGCGCAATGCATTCCGTCCGCAAACCGTAAAAGAGATGATCCAAGCATTATCAGACGCGCGTTATGACGACCATATCGGGACTATCATCCTAACGGGTGAAGGTGAAAAAGCGTTCTGTGCTGGTGGTGACCAGAAAATTCGTGGCGACTACGGCGGGTATCGCGATGAAAGCGGTACGCACCATCTGAACGTATTGGATTTCCAACGTCAAATTCGTACCTGTCCAAAACCTGTTGTTGCAATGGTTGCCGGTTTCTCCATCGGTGGCGGTCACGTTTTACATATGATGTGTGACTTAACCATCGCAGCCGATAACGCGATTTTCGGTCAAACGGGTCCTAAAGTTGGCTCGTTTGATGGCGGCTGGGGCGCATCTTATATGGCGCGTATCGTCGGTCAAAAGAAAGCCCGCGAAATTTGGTTCCTGTGCCGTCAGTACAATGCGCAAGAAGCGTTAGACATGGGTCTGGTAAACACCGTTGTACCTTATGCTGACTTAGAAAAAGAAACAGTACGCTGGTGCCGTGAAATGCTGGAAAACAGCCCAATGGCATTACGTTGCTTGAAAGCGGCACTGAACGCTGACTGTGATGGTCAAGCGGGTCTGCAAGAATTAGCGGGTAACGCAACGATGCTGTTCTATATGACCGATGAAGGTCAAGAAGGGCGTAACGCATTCAACGAAAAGCGTGCGCCAGATTTTTCTAAATATAAGCGTAATCCATAA